A stretch of Pseudoclavibacter chungangensis DNA encodes these proteins:
- a CDS encoding transposase gives MTWRAQRSALPRTRRVGRCRGGCAGGRCCTCRSGIRTALPDARIAVDKWHLVALANLMVTQVRQRITRQLHGRRGTATDKVWASRQLLLTGYEHLTVKQKARFNAALAAEDPGEAPWVSFRGWTGAGAVVVG, from the coding sequence ATGACTTGGCGGGCTCAGCGCAGTGCGCTGCCTCGTACTCGGCGGGTGGGGCGTTGCCGAGGCGGGTGTGCGGGCGGGCGCTGTTGTACCTGTCGATCCGGGATCCGCACCGCCCTGCCGGACGCGCGGATCGCAGTCGACAAGTGGCATCTCGTCGCCCTCGCCAACCTCATGGTCACCCAGGTCCGTCAACGGATCACCCGGCAACTGCACGGCCGCCGCGGCACCGCCACCGACAAAGTCTGGGCCAGCCGGCAACTGCTGCTCACCGGCTACGAGCACCTCACCGTCAAGCAAAAGGCCCGGTTCAACGCCGCCCTCGCCGCCGAGGATCCGGGTGAAGCGCCCTGGGTTTCGTTCCGTGGTTGGACGGGCGCGGGCGCGGTCGTCGTGGGGTGA
- a CDS encoding IS3 family transposase (programmed frameshift) encodes MGRPSKYPRELRERAVRMVVEVRADYPSEYQAMTAVAQMLGIGSPETIRTWIRREQVDAGDRPGVTTDAAVEIKRLKRENAELRRANEILKAASGFLRGRTRPATQAIVAFIDEHKDRTEGGLRWGVESICAVLTQHGVKIAPSTYYDARGRGPSSQAVSDERWKPIILAAWQAHRKVLGARKLWLRLRRDGHDIARCTLERLMRELGIAGVLRGKRKRPVDTDPRETRPADLVDRHFARFRTNQLWVADFTYVWTWSGWVYVAFVFDAHSRRIIGWRAATSMTTPLVLDCLDMALFTRRREGITGFEGLTHHTDAGSVYTSIAFTDRLVDEGIDPSVGSVGDAYDNSLAESQIGLYKSELIHHEGPWRDVDQVEAATASWVLWFNTERTHGSIDDLTPLEVEQLDYARNEPVERAG; translated from the exons ATGGGACGTCCCAGTAAGTATCCGCGCGAGCTTCGTGAGCGCGCTGTCCGTATGGTCGTCGAGGTGCGGGCCGATTATCCGAGCGAGTATCAGGCGATGACCGCGGTCGCGCAGATGCTCGGCATCGGGTCGCCGGAAACGATTCGCACCTGGATCCGTCGGGAGCAGGTCGACGCGGGAGACCGGCCCGGTGTGACGACTGACGCGGCGGTGGAGATCAAGCGCCTGAAGCGGGAGAACGCCGAGCTGCGGCGGGCGAACGAGATCTTGAAGGCGGCTTCAG GCTTTCTTCGCGGCCGAACTCGACCGGCCACACAAGCGATAGTCGCCTTCATCGACGAACACAAGGACCGCACCGAGGGCGGGCTCCGATGGGGTGTCGAGTCGATCTGCGCTGTGCTCACCCAGCACGGCGTGAAGATCGCCCCATCGACCTACTACGACGCCCGCGGGCGCGGACCGTCATCCCAGGCCGTTTCGGATGAGCGGTGGAAGCCGATCATCCTGGCGGCGTGGCAGGCGCACCGCAAGGTGCTCGGGGCCCGAAAGCTCTGGTTGCGGCTCCGCCGTGACGGTCACGACATCGCGCGCTGCACGCTCGAGCGCCTCATGCGTGAGCTTGGGATCGCCGGCGTGCTCCGCGGGAAGCGGAAGCGTCCCGTCGACACGGATCCGCGCGAGACCCGCCCCGCGGACCTCGTCGACCGACACTTCGCCCGGTTCCGCACGAACCAGCTCTGGGTCGCGGACTTCACATACGTGTGGACGTGGTCTGGATGGGTCTACGTCGCGTTCGTCTTCGACGCGCACTCCCGCCGCATCATCGGCTGGCGCGCCGCGACGAGCATGACCACACCGCTCGTGCTCGACTGCCTCGACATGGCTCTCTTCACCCGCCGCCGCGAAGGCATCACCGGGTTCGAGGGGCTCACGCATCACACCGACGCGGGCAGCGTCTACACGTCAATCGCCTTCACCGATCGGCTCGTCGACGAAGGCATCGACCCGTCCGTCGGATCCGTCGGCGACGCCTACGACAACTCTCTCGCGGAATCGCAGATCGGGCTCTACAAGTCCGAACTCATCCACCACGAAGGTCCCTGGCGTGACGTCGATCAGGTCGAGGCGGCGACCGCATCCTGGGTGCTCTGGTTCAACACCGAACGCACCCACGGCTCCATCGACGACCTCACACCCCTCGAGGTCGAGCAACTCGACTACGCTCGCAACGAACCGGTTGAAAGAGCCGGCTGA
- a CDS encoding fumarylacetoacetate hydrolase family protein, whose protein sequence is MSHEDGAAPDTTAFAIGTFTSEAGAFPGFVVDGQVRDIREVLPEIRTTGDLFAEWESNLDALQAVVADPDERARLGGVPVEGVGVLPPVQPIGPILAAGANYREHILQMSVVHKLGRSDATDEELWAEAAAENDERRRSGDPYIWTGIPSAVSGAFDDVQLPDVGDDIDWEVELGVVIGRTAHRVAAEDAYDVVAGYTIVNDITSRTLVPRTDMALIGTDWFRAKNQPTFFPTGPYLVPARFVPDPTALRIQLRLNGEIKQDATTDDLLFDIPSLIAYASSIAILRPGDLLITGSPPGNGSHWKRFLRDGDVMEASITGLGAQRNVVRGPSGTVPPWQASRVSAVS, encoded by the coding sequence ATGAGCCACGAGGACGGTGCCGCGCCCGACACCACCGCTTTCGCGATCGGCACCTTCACCTCTGAAGCCGGCGCGTTCCCCGGTTTCGTGGTCGACGGGCAGGTGCGTGACATCCGGGAGGTGCTCCCGGAGATACGCACCACCGGTGACCTCTTCGCGGAATGGGAGTCGAACCTGGATGCGCTGCAGGCCGTTGTCGCCGATCCGGACGAGCGTGCGCGCCTGGGCGGCGTCCCCGTGGAGGGTGTCGGAGTGCTGCCTCCCGTGCAGCCGATCGGGCCGATCCTGGCGGCGGGAGCGAACTATCGCGAGCACATCCTTCAGATGAGCGTCGTCCACAAGCTCGGGCGATCGGATGCGACGGACGAGGAGCTGTGGGCGGAGGCGGCAGCCGAGAATGATGAGCGCCGACGATCCGGCGACCCGTACATCTGGACAGGCATCCCCTCGGCCGTGAGCGGCGCGTTCGACGACGTGCAGCTTCCCGATGTCGGGGACGACATCGACTGGGAGGTGGAGCTCGGCGTGGTGATCGGCCGGACGGCGCATCGCGTCGCAGCCGAAGACGCATACGACGTCGTCGCCGGCTACACGATCGTGAACGACATCACGTCGCGCACGCTCGTGCCGCGCACGGACATGGCGCTGATCGGAACGGACTGGTTCCGGGCCAAGAACCAGCCCACCTTCTTCCCCACCGGGCCGTACCTGGTGCCGGCGCGGTTCGTGCCCGACCCGACGGCGCTGCGGATCCAGCTGCGGCTCAACGGGGAGATCAAGCAGGATGCCACGACGGACGACCTGCTGTTCGACATCCCGAGCCTGATCGCGTACGCGTCCTCCATCGCGATCCTCCGACCGGGAGACCTGCTCATCACCGGATCGCCGCCCGGGAATGGCTCGCACTGGAAGAGGTTCCTGCGCGACGGCGATGTGATGGAGGCGAGTATCACGGGCCTCGGTGCGCAGCGTAACGTCGTGCGTGGCCCGAGTGGAACGGTGCCGCCGTGGCAGGCTTCGCGCGTGTCGGCGGTGTCCTAA
- a CDS encoding VOC family protein: protein MVTLLSQLTHIEIHAIDLEGTARYYEEQIGLRVVNRTDEKIYLRAWGDYYTYSLVLSRGDAPGMVSMAWRTVSAEALEEAVSRVEAAGHAGQWHEPAANIGRSYVFTGPYGHTMQLFWEAEKYAAPAEFASQYPDRPERRIGHGLAPRHLDHVTIAAADVEGFANWYSDTLGFRRMAFAGFDVAGAPVTFFGVLTTNEKSHDLGVLLDSSDTPGRIHHYAWWVETREDLVRAADLLIENGTPIEYGPGVHGIGEQVYLYFREPSGLRIEVNTGGYRNYVPDWEPNRWTPELGADDFYRNVSLPPSMLEAFPFAAKPTATEQGLVPGSEDAIIAAARHSHEPADLTR, encoded by the coding sequence ATGGTCACCCTGCTGTCACAGCTCACCCACATCGAGATCCACGCGATCGATCTCGAGGGGACCGCCCGCTACTACGAGGAGCAGATCGGGCTCCGCGTCGTGAACCGCACGGACGAGAAGATCTACCTGCGGGCATGGGGCGACTACTACACCTACAGCCTCGTGCTCTCTCGCGGGGATGCTCCGGGCATGGTCTCGATGGCATGGCGCACCGTCAGCGCAGAGGCCCTCGAAGAGGCCGTCTCGCGCGTCGAGGCGGCCGGTCACGCCGGACAGTGGCACGAGCCCGCGGCGAACATCGGGCGTTCCTATGTCTTCACCGGACCCTACGGCCACACGATGCAGCTGTTCTGGGAGGCCGAGAAGTATGCGGCGCCGGCAGAGTTCGCATCCCAGTACCCCGATCGCCCGGAACGCCGCATCGGCCATGGACTGGCCCCACGCCACCTTGATCACGTGACGATCGCGGCGGCCGACGTCGAAGGGTTCGCCAACTGGTACAGCGACACCCTCGGCTTCCGCCGCATGGCTTTCGCCGGATTCGACGTCGCGGGAGCGCCTGTGACCTTCTTCGGCGTGCTCACCACCAACGAGAAGTCCCACGACCTCGGAGTCCTTCTGGACAGCTCCGACACCCCCGGGCGCATCCATCACTACGCCTGGTGGGTCGAGACACGCGAGGACCTGGTGCGGGCCGCCGATCTGCTCATCGAGAACGGCACGCCCATCGAGTACGGTCCCGGTGTGCACGGCATCGGTGAGCAGGTCTACCTCTACTTCCGCGAGCCGAGCGGTCTGCGCATCGAGGTCAACACCGGCGGATACCGCAACTACGTTCCCGATTGGGAGCCGAACCGGTGGACGCCCGAGTTGGGGGCCGACGACTTCTACCGCAACGTCTCGCTGCCGCCGAGCATGCTCGAGGCCTTCCCGTTCGCCGCCAAGCCGACGGCGACGGAACAGGGGCTCGTCCCCGGCAGCGAGGACGCGATCATCGCCGCCGCTCGACACTCGCACGAGCCCGCGGACCTGACCCGATGA
- a CDS encoding LysR family transcriptional regulator, translating into MLGRTIDYNLLRPLRALLEERSVTRAAERLQVSQPTMSTALSRLRAHFDDPLLVRKGASHELTPLATRLVAMLPAALAETERVFQSQAQFDPSTSTRSYVIAAVDHAVTRLGPALTQKLLAEAPRVQLEFMTADSRLVNGAPESLRTIDGLILPHGYLAGQPHIDLITDDWACVVDVDSDLGETPSAAELLSRPWVHTLAARDGMTPARRQLQIQGIEVSVAAVTPYFHAVPALVRGTERVALLPATLARRVAEGYREVRVVPAPFALDPVRDAFWWHPEREHGTAHVWLRRVLARIREEFIANADDDHSEIRLP; encoded by the coding sequence ATGCTCGGGCGGACGATCGACTACAACCTCCTGCGACCCTTGCGCGCGCTGCTCGAGGAACGCAGCGTCACGCGGGCGGCCGAGCGGCTGCAGGTGTCGCAGCCGACCATGTCGACGGCGCTGTCACGGTTGCGCGCGCACTTCGACGATCCGTTGCTGGTGCGCAAAGGCGCATCGCACGAGCTCACGCCGCTCGCGACGCGCTTGGTCGCGATGCTGCCCGCGGCTCTGGCCGAGACCGAACGGGTGTTCCAGTCGCAGGCGCAGTTCGACCCGTCGACGAGCACCCGATCGTATGTGATCGCCGCGGTCGATCACGCCGTCACCCGGCTCGGCCCTGCCCTGACGCAGAAGCTGCTGGCGGAGGCTCCTCGCGTCCAGCTCGAGTTCATGACAGCCGACTCGCGACTCGTGAACGGGGCACCCGAGTCATTGCGCACCATCGACGGGCTCATCCTCCCGCACGGCTACCTCGCCGGTCAGCCGCACATCGATCTCATCACCGACGACTGGGCATGCGTCGTCGATGTCGACTCCGATCTGGGGGAGACGCCCTCTGCGGCCGAACTGCTCTCACGGCCGTGGGTGCACACCCTCGCGGCGCGGGACGGGATGACGCCGGCGCGCCGCCAACTGCAGATCCAGGGCATCGAGGTCAGCGTCGCAGCCGTCACACCCTATTTCCACGCCGTGCCCGCGCTCGTGCGCGGGACCGAGCGGGTGGCGCTCTTGCCGGCCACGCTCGCGCGCCGGGTCGCCGAGGGCTACCGCGAGGTGCGTGTCGTGCCGGCGCCCTTCGCGCTGGACCCGGTCCGCGACGCATTCTGGTGGCATCCGGAGCGCGAGCACGGCACGGCTCACGTCTGGCTGCGTCGAGTGCTGGCTCGGATCCGTGAGGAGTTCATTGCGAATGCCGATGATGACCATAGTGAGATTCGTCTTCCGTGA
- a CDS encoding TetR/AcrR family transcriptional regulator: MDVSYRIEHVQRGRPMAIRSEQSRRAILQSTMKLLDERQPESVSIQQLSIERIAREAGVSKTTIYRWWPNKAAVIIDTFLENHILATPVREDLPAIDALREHFLSLATVYAGFEGRLMAQLLAECQYDPATLEEFKKHFWRPRRKVVSELIERAIEEGSIRTDRRADEIAERIYAPIYFRLLFQEGALDADTMRDGFGLALEGIAAR; encoded by the coding sequence GTGGACGTATCGTATCGGATAGAACATGTGCAGAGGGGGCGCCCCATGGCGATCCGAAGTGAGCAGAGCCGGCGGGCGATCCTGCAGTCGACGATGAAACTGCTGGACGAGCGCCAGCCGGAGTCGGTGTCCATCCAGCAGCTCTCGATCGAACGGATCGCACGCGAAGCGGGCGTGAGCAAGACCACGATCTACCGGTGGTGGCCGAACAAGGCTGCGGTGATCATCGACACCTTCCTGGAGAATCATATCCTGGCGACGCCGGTCCGGGAGGACCTTCCGGCGATCGATGCCCTCCGCGAGCACTTCCTCTCGCTCGCCACGGTCTACGCCGGGTTCGAAGGGCGTCTCATGGCGCAGCTCCTCGCCGAATGCCAGTACGACCCGGCCACGCTCGAGGAGTTCAAGAAGCACTTCTGGCGCCCACGTCGAAAAGTCGTAAGCGAGCTGATCGAGCGCGCCATCGAGGAGGGGTCGATCCGCACCGACCGGCGTGCGGACGAGATCGCCGAGCGGATCTACGCACCGATCTACTTCCGACTGCTCTTTCAGGAGGGGGCGCTCGACGCCGACACGATGCGCGACGGCTTCGGGCTCGCCCTCGAGGGAATCGCCGCGCGCTGA
- a CDS encoding acetoacetate--CoA ligase — protein MIVDVSAAEGEVIWRPDPDSASQTQTERFAAFVRESGVALAEGYQALWEWSVETPDAFWAALVEFAGVQLGGEPGPVRNGEPMPETRWFPGRTLNFARHLLDGRSGTALIAVAEDGVTAEVTFDELRGQVGALAAQLRALGVAPGDRVVAVLPNVPAAVVALLATAAIGAVWSVCSPEFGPGAMVSRFQQLEPKVLIAAPGYRLAGSDRDRRSEISEVIDELPTIEQVIWVTGHAPGVPAPGTHVPAIAWDEVVHRPKDPVYLDVDFSHPLWVLFSSGTTGIPKGIVHGHGGALLEELQLLLFGGDVREGDRYLGVASTSWVVWNTLASAIGVGAVAVLVDGNPTFPSVDRVWEVTAQTHAAVIGVGAGFIHACAKTDSVPGRDHDLSALREIQVTGSPLSADGFRWVYRNVGDVWLVSMSGGTDIVGCFVGGAPTDPVRVGYIQAPALGVKVEAWDENGRPAAGKGELVVTEPMPSMPLYFWGDDDGARYRSSYFETYPGVWRHGDFIEISDKGIQVLGRSDSTLNRNGIRLGSADIYSVVEALPEIAEALVVGAEIGAEGYYMPLFVKLTEGTAEEAARSAVAAAIRKNLSARYLPDDLIVMRAIPHTRTGKKLEVPVKRLIQGASLADVVDPGAVDDPALLEEYAAAVQLRGGEPARR, from the coding sequence GTGATCGTCGACGTCTCCGCTGCCGAGGGCGAGGTGATCTGGCGTCCGGACCCGGATTCGGCCTCCCAGACACAGACCGAGCGCTTCGCCGCGTTCGTCCGGGAGAGCGGCGTGGCGCTCGCGGAGGGCTACCAGGCACTGTGGGAATGGAGCGTCGAGACCCCCGACGCATTCTGGGCGGCGCTCGTCGAGTTCGCCGGCGTGCAGCTCGGAGGCGAGCCCGGCCCCGTGCGCAACGGCGAGCCCATGCCGGAGACCCGCTGGTTCCCCGGGCGCACGCTCAACTTCGCACGGCACCTGCTGGACGGTCGTTCGGGCACCGCGTTGATCGCCGTCGCCGAGGACGGTGTCACCGCAGAGGTCACGTTCGACGAGCTGCGCGGGCAGGTGGGAGCCCTTGCCGCGCAGCTGCGAGCGCTCGGCGTCGCCCCCGGCGACCGTGTGGTGGCGGTGCTCCCGAACGTCCCCGCGGCAGTGGTCGCGCTGCTGGCCACCGCGGCGATCGGCGCGGTGTGGTCGGTGTGCTCGCCGGAGTTCGGGCCCGGCGCGATGGTGTCGCGGTTCCAGCAGCTCGAGCCGAAGGTGCTGATCGCTGCACCGGGCTACCGCCTGGCCGGGTCCGACCGTGATCGGCGATCCGAGATATCGGAGGTGATCGACGAGCTGCCCACGATCGAGCAGGTCATCTGGGTGACCGGTCATGCACCGGGGGTCCCCGCACCCGGGACGCACGTGCCGGCGATCGCATGGGACGAGGTGGTGCATCGCCCGAAGGATCCGGTGTATCTCGACGTCGACTTCAGCCACCCGCTGTGGGTGTTGTTCTCGTCGGGGACCACGGGCATACCCAAGGGCATCGTGCATGGCCACGGTGGCGCGTTGCTGGAGGAGCTGCAGCTCCTGCTGTTCGGAGGCGATGTGCGCGAGGGGGATCGGTACCTCGGAGTCGCCTCCACGAGCTGGGTGGTCTGGAACACGCTCGCGAGTGCGATCGGCGTCGGAGCCGTCGCGGTGCTCGTCGACGGCAACCCCACGTTCCCCTCCGTCGACCGCGTCTGGGAGGTGACCGCCCAGACCCATGCTGCGGTGATCGGCGTCGGAGCAGGATTCATCCACGCGTGCGCGAAGACCGACTCGGTGCCCGGGCGCGACCACGATCTGTCTGCGTTGCGGGAGATCCAAGTCACCGGATCGCCGCTGTCCGCCGACGGGTTCCGCTGGGTCTACCGCAACGTCGGCGACGTCTGGCTCGTGTCGATGAGCGGCGGCACGGACATCGTCGGCTGCTTCGTCGGCGGTGCGCCCACCGACCCGGTGCGCGTCGGCTACATCCAGGCGCCGGCGCTCGGCGTGAAGGTGGAGGCATGGGATGAGAACGGCCGGCCGGCCGCGGGGAAGGGCGAGCTGGTCGTCACGGAGCCGATGCCGTCGATGCCGTTGTACTTCTGGGGCGACGATGACGGGGCGCGCTACCGCTCGAGCTACTTCGAGACGTATCCCGGCGTATGGCGCCACGGCGACTTCATCGAGATCTCCGACAAGGGCATCCAGGTGCTGGGGAGATCCGACTCGACGCTGAACCGAAACGGCATCCGCCTGGGCTCCGCCGACATCTACTCGGTCGTGGAGGCCCTTCCCGAGATCGCGGAGGCTCTCGTCGTCGGCGCCGAGATCGGCGCCGAGGGCTACTACATGCCCCTCTTCGTGAAGCTCACCGAGGGGACCGCGGAGGAAGCGGCCCGCTCTGCCGTCGCCGCGGCGATCCGCAAGAACCTCTCGGCACGGTATCTCCCGGACGATCTCATCGTGATGCGGGCCATCCCGCACACGCGCACCGGCAAGAAGCTGGAGGTGCCGGTGAAGCGGCTCATCCAGGGCGCGTCGCTGGCGGATGTCGTGGATCCCGGTGCTGTCGATGACCCTGCTCTGCTGGAGGAGTACGCGGCGGCGGTGCAGTTGCGAGGGGGCGAGCCCGCACGCCGTTGA
- a CDS encoding cupin domain-containing protein, which produces MITRKPVRRVVTGHDDHGRAVILFDDADAPNTFSSPTIPGFGATVAWFAPAGAVDHVTDEDPAPAGAEIDFPAVGETVVRIADFPPDDVYPQNAGDAVFDEIGAHEERQAGGGHSAAKHFWFHRTESIDYAVVLEGEITLLVDEGEATLRAGDIAVQRATAHAWSNRTDKVARVLFVLVGTDPISPAEIAERRTGAKAVESA; this is translated from the coding sequence GTGATCACGCGCAAGCCCGTCCGGCGCGTCGTCACCGGTCACGATGACCACGGGCGCGCCGTCATCCTGTTCGATGACGCCGATGCCCCGAACACGTTCAGTTCCCCCACCATCCCCGGGTTCGGCGCGACGGTCGCGTGGTTCGCGCCGGCCGGTGCGGTCGACCACGTGACGGATGAGGACCCGGCGCCCGCCGGCGCCGAGATCGACTTCCCGGCCGTCGGCGAGACCGTCGTGCGCATCGCCGATTTTCCTCCGGACGACGTGTATCCGCAGAATGCCGGCGACGCGGTGTTCGACGAGATCGGAGCGCACGAGGAGCGTCAGGCCGGGGGCGGGCACAGCGCCGCCAAGCACTTCTGGTTCCATCGGACGGAGTCGATCGACTACGCGGTCGTGCTCGAGGGCGAGATCACGCTCCTGGTCGACGAGGGGGAGGCCACTCTGAGGGCGGGGGACATCGCGGTGCAACGTGCGACGGCGCACGCCTGGTCGAACCGGACGGACAAGGTGGCACGAGTGCTGTTCGTGCTCGTCGGCACGGATCCGATCAGTCCGGCGGAGATCGCCGAGCGCCGCACCGGGGCGAAGGCGGTGGAGTCGGCGTGA
- a CDS encoding fumarylacetoacetate hydrolase family protein: MKLGRIVVDGPDGRETRVVAAEPGNERVIDLKKAYALALQKGGASVEGARHLAHATFRDLTQGISAGDFFLEAAHKALESADDAALPIGEVTWTAAIKPPVIRDSLTFNGHIKNFFGNVMKTTPTRAVYERPGYFKGTTSTIYGHDEIIPYPSITEQLDYELEIGYIVGKPGRNLTPENAWSHVFGITIFNDWSLRDVQKLESPIGMGAQHSKDFAYGIGPWITTVDEIPTVLGLTGQVRVNGEVWSDTKVEDFIWTPEETIAYVSELNGIQPGDLIGSGTMAFGAGVELGRFLQPGDVLELQLEGVGTLRNRIATEKESPAWWPTPQPFPFEEN; this comes from the coding sequence ATGAAACTCGGACGCATCGTCGTAGACGGCCCCGATGGACGCGAGACCCGCGTCGTCGCCGCCGAGCCTGGAAACGAGCGGGTCATCGATCTGAAGAAGGCCTACGCGCTCGCGCTGCAGAAGGGCGGGGCGAGCGTCGAGGGTGCACGCCACCTGGCGCACGCGACTTTCCGAGATCTCACGCAAGGCATATCGGCCGGCGACTTCTTCCTCGAGGCCGCTCACAAGGCGCTGGAGTCGGCCGACGACGCCGCGCTGCCGATCGGCGAGGTCACCTGGACGGCGGCGATCAAGCCGCCCGTGATCCGCGACTCCCTCACTTTCAACGGTCACATCAAGAACTTCTTCGGCAACGTCATGAAGACCACGCCCACGCGGGCCGTCTACGAGCGTCCCGGCTACTTCAAGGGCACCACCTCGACGATCTACGGTCACGACGAGATCATCCCGTACCCGAGCATCACGGAGCAGCTCGACTACGAGCTCGAGATCGGCTACATCGTGGGCAAGCCGGGTCGCAACCTGACGCCGGAGAACGCATGGAGCCATGTGTTCGGCATCACGATCTTCAACGACTGGAGCCTGCGCGACGTGCAGAAGCTCGAATCGCCGATCGGGATGGGGGCGCAGCACTCGAAGGACTTCGCGTACGGCATCGGACCGTGGATCACGACCGTCGACGAGATCCCGACGGTCCTCGGCCTCACGGGTCAGGTTCGCGTGAACGGCGAGGTGTGGTCCGACACCAAGGTCGAGGACTTCATCTGGACGCCCGAGGAGACCATCGCATACGTGTCGGAGCTCAACGGCATTCAGCCGGGCGACCTGATCGGCTCGGGCACGATGGCGTTCGGCGCCGGCGTCGAGCTCGGGAGGTTCCTGCAGCCGGGAGACGTGCTCGAGCTCCAGCTCGAGGGCGTCGGGACACTGCGAAACCGTATCGCCACCGAGAAGGAGTCGCCCGCCTGGTGGCCGACCCCGCAGCCATTCCCGTTCGAGGAGAACTGA
- a CDS encoding SDR family NAD(P)-dependent oxidoreductase yields MTTGRLAGKVVLITGIGSGMGRVTAQLFVREGATVVGCTLTPESAAETMGLIGAEGGTIDSTAPLDLSDREAVKGWIDGAAERHGRIDVLYNNASAPRFGPFEGQPVEDYRFTIRNELDVVWHASQLAWPHLVRAGGNIVNIGSGAALQGARDLPQAAHAAAKGAVVALTRQLAAEGIAVGIRVNSVSPGVIGTPPIQAMYEQLGDKAPVAPIVARTIDGKPGDPLGVAYAGLYLASDEAAWVTGINISVDGGASNTM; encoded by the coding sequence ATGACGACTGGTCGCCTGGCAGGCAAGGTGGTGCTGATCACCGGCATCGGCAGTGGGATGGGCAGGGTCACCGCCCAGCTCTTCGTGCGTGAGGGGGCGACGGTCGTGGGTTGCACGCTCACGCCGGAGAGCGCGGCGGAGACCATGGGCTTGATCGGGGCCGAGGGCGGCACCATCGACTCGACGGCCCCACTGGACCTGAGCGACCGCGAGGCCGTGAAGGGCTGGATCGACGGCGCGGCCGAGCGTCACGGACGCATCGACGTGCTGTACAACAACGCGAGTGCCCCGAGGTTCGGACCGTTCGAGGGGCAGCCCGTCGAGGACTACCGGTTCACGATCCGCAATGAGCTGGACGTCGTCTGGCATGCCAGCCAGCTCGCCTGGCCCCACCTGGTGCGCGCGGGCGGCAACATCGTCAACATCGGCTCCGGCGCGGCCTTGCAGGGGGCGCGTGATCTCCCGCAGGCGGCCCACGCTGCGGCCAAGGGGGCAGTGGTCGCGCTCACTCGGCAGCTTGCTGCGGAGGGCATCGCGGTCGGCATCCGCGTCAACTCGGTCAGTCCGGGAGTGATCGGCACGCCGCCCATCCAGGCGATGTACGAGCAGCTCGGCGACAAGGCCCCCGTCGCGCCGATCGTCGCGCGCACGATCGACGGCAAGCCGGGAGATCCGCTCGGCGTCGCCTATGCGGGCCTGTACCTCGCCTCCGACGAGGCGGCCTGGGTGACCGGGATCAACATCTCGGTCGACGGAGGCGCGAGCAACACGATGTAG